The following proteins come from a genomic window of Macaca fascicularis isolate 582-1 chromosome 8, T2T-MFA8v1.1:
- the LOC141407517 gene encoding uncharacterized protein, translated as MRPTRQRTPSAPSAPVLPDSQDPLTLEPTLPPPYPHLIPQDPVPQGGASLEGNREAEAAESESNPGGPAGRTRGRVLRDQASRLPDSTVALPLREIGSLDDTRLSHLMYWPFSTSDLYNWKSQNARFSDNPKDLTSLLDSVMFTHQPTWDDCQQLLRILFTREERERIQVEARKLVPGDDGQPTANPDLINAAFPLTRPRWDYNTAEGRGRLLIYRQTLMAGLRAAARKPTNLAKVYSVLQGKTESPAVYLERLMEAFRQYTPMDPEAPENQAAVVMSFVNQAASDIRRKLQKLEGLEGKQIQDLLQMAQRVYNNRDTPEEKQFKATKEMTKVLVAAFPQAGNGQSRKQTKQGSRQGLEKDQCAYCKERGHWIKDCPKKRRPANPTSVLVTQDSD; from the coding sequence atgcgacctacaagacaaaggactccctctgctccctcggcccctgtgctgccagacagccaggaccccctaacgttagaacccacacttcccccaccatatccgcaccttatcccgcaggacccagtcccccagggtggtgcttccctagagggaaaccgagaagcggaagcagccgagagcgaaagtaacccaggggggccggccggccgaacgcGAGGCCGCGTActgcgggaccaagcttcccgactccctgactccaccgtagccctgcctctcagagaaataggatcgctcgatgataccaGGCTCTCCcatctcatgtattggcctttttccactagtgatttatacaattggaagtcccaaaatgctcggttctccgataatcccaaagatctaacctcgttgttagacagtgtcatgtttactcaccagccaacctgggatgactgtcaacagctcctccgaatcctgttcacaagagaggagcgggaaagaatccaagttgaggccagaaagctggttccaggagatgacggccagccaactgcaaatcctgacctcattaacgcggcttttcctttgacccggcccagatgggactacaacacggcagaaggtaggggacgactgctcatttatcgccagactctaatggcgggtctccgggctgcagctcgcaagcccaccaatttggctaaagtatattctgtgttacaaggtaagacagaaagccccgctgtgtatttagagagattaatggaagctttcagACAGtatacccctatggacccggaagcaccggaaaatcaggctgcggtagtaatgtcctttgtaaaccaggcagcatcagatattagaagaaaactccagaaattagaaggtttagagggaaagcagattcaggacctccttcagatggcgcagcgagtttataataatagggatactccagaagaaaaacagttcaaggcaaccaaagaaatgaccaaagttttagtagcagctttcccccaggcagggaatggccaaagcagaaagcagacaaagcaaggctctaggcaaggattagaaaaggatcagtgtgcttattgcaaggaacgtggtcactggattaaagactgcccaaagaaacggagaccagctaaccctacctccgtactcgttacccaggactctgactag